A portion of the Tamandua tetradactyla isolate mTamTet1 chromosome 16, mTamTet1.pri, whole genome shotgun sequence genome contains these proteins:
- the CD37 gene encoding leukocyte antigen CD37 isoform X2, producing the protein MEAWEELPHMSLVTTNSKAPQVLGSLIFCFGIWILIDKTSFVSFVGLSFGPLQVLSKALAITGILTMGLALLGCVGALKELRCLLGLYFGFLLLLFATQITLGILISTQRVLLERKVQTMVLETIRNYRANPEETTAEESWDYVQFQLRCCGWNSPQDWFHVQSLKNNESEAHHVPCSCFNSSSTNDSAIFDKIFPQRSRLPLARPRHSTDLCLVPVSRHIYQEGCARSLQKWLHNNLISIVGICLGIGLLELGVMALSIFQCRNLDHVYDRLIRYG; encoded by the exons ATGGAGGCCTGGGAAGAACTGCCCCACATGTCCTTGGTGACCACAAATTCCAAGGCCCCTCAG gTCCTAGGCAGCCTTATTTTCTGCTTCGGCATCTGGATTCTCATCGACAAGACCAGTTTCGTGTCCTTTGTGG GCTTGTCCTTTGGGCCCCTGCAGGTCTTGTCCAAGGCCCTGGCCATCACAGGAATCCTCACCATGGGCCTTGCCCTCCTGGGCTGTGTGGGGGCCCTCAAGGAGCTCCGCTGCCTCCTGGGGCTG TATTTCGGGTTCCTGCTGCTCCTGTTCGCCACGCAGATCACCTTGGGAATCCTCATCTCCACTCAGAGGGTCCTG CTGGAGCGGAAGGTGCAGACCATGGTGCTGGAGACCATCCGAAACTACCGCGCCAACCCGGAGGAGACCACGGCGGAGGAGAGCTGGGACTACGTGCAGTTCCAG CTGCGCTGCTGCGGCTGGAACTCTCCGCAGGACTGGTTCCACGTCCAAAGCCTGAAAAACAACGAGTCGGAGGCGCACCACGTGCCGTGCTCCTGCTTCAACTCGTCGTCGACCAACGACTCTGCCATCTTCGATAAGATCTTCCCCCAGCGCAGCCGACTTCCCCTGGCGCGGCCCAGACACAGCACCGACCTCTGCTTGGTGCCCGTGAGCCGGCACATTTACCAAGAG GGCTGTGCGCGGAGCCTCCAGAAGTGGCTGCACAACAACCTCATCTCCATAGTGGGCATTTGTCTGGGAATCGGTCTACTCGAG CTCGGCGTCATGGCGCTCTCGATCTTCCAGTGCAGGAACCTGGATCATGTCTACGACCGGCTCATTCGATACGGCTAG
- the CD37 gene encoding leukocyte antigen CD37 isoform X1, producing the protein MEAWEELPHMSLVTTNSKAPQAKMTVQDSCLSLIKYFLFVFNLFFFVLGSLIFCFGIWILIDKTSFVSFVGLSFGPLQVLSKALAITGILTMGLALLGCVGALKELRCLLGLYFGFLLLLFATQITLGILISTQRVLLERKVQTMVLETIRNYRANPEETTAEESWDYVQFQLRCCGWNSPQDWFHVQSLKNNESEAHHVPCSCFNSSSTNDSAIFDKIFPQRSRLPLARPRHSTDLCLVPVSRHIYQEGCARSLQKWLHNNLISIVGICLGIGLLELGVMALSIFQCRNLDHVYDRLIRYG; encoded by the exons ATGGAGGCCTGGGAAGAACTGCCCCACATGTCCTTGGTGACCACAAATTCCAAGGCCCCTCAG GCGAAGATGACCGTCCAGGACAGCTGCCTCAGCCTCATCAAATACTTCCTCTTCGTTTTCAACCTTTTCTTCTTC gTCCTAGGCAGCCTTATTTTCTGCTTCGGCATCTGGATTCTCATCGACAAGACCAGTTTCGTGTCCTTTGTGG GCTTGTCCTTTGGGCCCCTGCAGGTCTTGTCCAAGGCCCTGGCCATCACAGGAATCCTCACCATGGGCCTTGCCCTCCTGGGCTGTGTGGGGGCCCTCAAGGAGCTCCGCTGCCTCCTGGGGCTG TATTTCGGGTTCCTGCTGCTCCTGTTCGCCACGCAGATCACCTTGGGAATCCTCATCTCCACTCAGAGGGTCCTG CTGGAGCGGAAGGTGCAGACCATGGTGCTGGAGACCATCCGAAACTACCGCGCCAACCCGGAGGAGACCACGGCGGAGGAGAGCTGGGACTACGTGCAGTTCCAG CTGCGCTGCTGCGGCTGGAACTCTCCGCAGGACTGGTTCCACGTCCAAAGCCTGAAAAACAACGAGTCGGAGGCGCACCACGTGCCGTGCTCCTGCTTCAACTCGTCGTCGACCAACGACTCTGCCATCTTCGATAAGATCTTCCCCCAGCGCAGCCGACTTCCCCTGGCGCGGCCCAGACACAGCACCGACCTCTGCTTGGTGCCCGTGAGCCGGCACATTTACCAAGAG GGCTGTGCGCGGAGCCTCCAGAAGTGGCTGCACAACAACCTCATCTCCATAGTGGGCATTTGTCTGGGAATCGGTCTACTCGAG CTCGGCGTCATGGCGCTCTCGATCTTCCAGTGCAGGAACCTGGATCATGTCTACGACCGGCTCATTCGATACGGCTAG
- the CD37 gene encoding leukocyte antigen CD37 isoform X3, whose amino-acid sequence MGLALLGCVGALKELRCLLGLYFGFLLLLFATQITLGILISTQRVLLERKVQTMVLETIRNYRANPEETTAEESWDYVQFQLRCCGWNSPQDWFHVQSLKNNESEAHHVPCSCFNSSSTNDSAIFDKIFPQRSRLPLARPRHSTDLCLVPVSRHIYQEGCARSLQKWLHNNLISIVGICLGIGLLELGVMALSIFQCRNLDHVYDRLIRYG is encoded by the exons ATGGGCCTTGCCCTCCTGGGCTGTGTGGGGGCCCTCAAGGAGCTCCGCTGCCTCCTGGGGCTG TATTTCGGGTTCCTGCTGCTCCTGTTCGCCACGCAGATCACCTTGGGAATCCTCATCTCCACTCAGAGGGTCCTG CTGGAGCGGAAGGTGCAGACCATGGTGCTGGAGACCATCCGAAACTACCGCGCCAACCCGGAGGAGACCACGGCGGAGGAGAGCTGGGACTACGTGCAGTTCCAG CTGCGCTGCTGCGGCTGGAACTCTCCGCAGGACTGGTTCCACGTCCAAAGCCTGAAAAACAACGAGTCGGAGGCGCACCACGTGCCGTGCTCCTGCTTCAACTCGTCGTCGACCAACGACTCTGCCATCTTCGATAAGATCTTCCCCCAGCGCAGCCGACTTCCCCTGGCGCGGCCCAGACACAGCACCGACCTCTGCTTGGTGCCCGTGAGCCGGCACATTTACCAAGAG GGCTGTGCGCGGAGCCTCCAGAAGTGGCTGCACAACAACCTCATCTCCATAGTGGGCATTTGTCTGGGAATCGGTCTACTCGAG CTCGGCGTCATGGCGCTCTCGATCTTCCAGTGCAGGAACCTGGATCATGTCTACGACCGGCTCATTCGATACGGCTAG